The following coding sequences are from one Zingiber officinale cultivar Zhangliang unplaced genomic scaffold, Zo_v1.1 ctg168, whole genome shotgun sequence window:
- the LOC122036531 gene encoding uncharacterized protein LOC122036531: MAYIPPHKRHSATGNTSAPAPPPASLSRRFDQSLALDGPSRPRGRRPPSHQSSAMIDIAYAAQSTSLWYIAGGCPHPDNFRLEPYPCDAVERREGYRPLVLTIAGDPPSVESEEEPPPWAAIVTGIERDLLSSLVSARSELAPRIKISFVARIGKVFFRGEPSSCLESVRRVAYSESDIRGKVSKFFSTSLPNEHIQEFEQLEMAKLGFDFDSQSERYIIKLFNKTQAGSVITCKCKVAEGGGLEIFKIEQNKLRHLVVDISCVSKDLDLRLMLYSTEVSKTLDDVAKDGIKRLVSNAVIDPNVKGGLRWSLGKDSIDGTFSIIDVCHLKFKNFKNQNTRINFRYADRIHLKTSFGEVSNELFFKFLGVSRQLRDENFEPSSVLAAVQDAVKLIWNHFLGKNGGVEGEKCKEK; this comes from the exons ATGGCATACATCCCTCCTCACAAGCGCCACTCCGCCACCGGCAATACTTCCGCTCCCGCCCCGCCGCCGGCCTCCCTCTCCCGCCGCTTCGACCAATCCCTCGCCCTCGACGGGCCTTCCCGCCCTCGGGGGAGGAGGCCTCCCTCCCACCAGAGTTCCGCGATGATCGACATCGCCTACGCGGCTCAATCCACCTCCCTCTGGTACATCGCCGGCGGTTGTCCTCATCCTGACAATTTCCGGCTGGAGCCGTATCCTTGCGACGCCGTGGAGCGGCGGGAAGGCTACAGGCCTCTGGTGCTTACCATTGCTGGCGATCCACCTTCGGTGGAATCGGAGGAGGAGCCGCCGCCGTGGGCGGCGATTGTCACAGGGATCGAGCGTGATCTGCTTTCTTCCCTCGTCAGCGCGAGGAGCGAACTGGCGCCCCGGATCAAGATCTCGTTCGTCGCCAGGATCGGCAAAGTTTTCTTTCGCGG AGAACCTTCAAGTTGTCTTGAATCTGTGAGGAGAGTTGCATATTCTGAATCGGATATTAGAGGGAAAGTAAGCAAGTTCTTCAGCACTAGTTTACCAAATGAACACATTCAAGAATTTGAACAGTTGGAGATGGCAAAGCTTGGTTTTGATTTTGATTCCCAGAGTGAACGTTATATCATCAAG TTGTTTAACAAGACTCAGGCTGGCTCAGTAATTACATGCAAATGCAAAGTTGCTGAAGGTGGTGGCCTTGAGATatttaag ATCGAACAAAACAAATTACGTCATCTGGTTGTAGACATATCATGCGTCTCTAAGGATCTTGATCTGAGATTGATGTTGTATAGTACGGAAGTTTCGAAAACTCTGGAT GATGTAGCAAAAGATGGCATAAAGAGGTTGGTTTCCAATGCGGTTATAGACCCAAATGTGAAAGGTGGACTACGGTGGTCGCTTGGGAAGGACTCTATTGATGGCACTTTCAGCATCATTGATGTTTGCCATCTTAAGTTCAAGAATTTTAAGAACCAGAACACGCGGATTAATTTTAGATATGCTGATCGGATTCATCTCAAAACATCATTTGGAGAAGTTTCTAATGAATTGTTTTTCAAGTTTCTGGGAGTGTCTCGACAATTGAGG GATGAGAACTTCGAGCCTAGCTCTGTGTTGGCCGCCGTCCAGGATGCTGTGAAACTTATTTGGAACCACTTTTTGGGCAAGAACGGTGGTGTCGAGGGAGAAAAGTGCAAGGAAAAGTGA